ATCTGCGCGTCGGGCTTGAGGCTCGAGACGAACATGAACACTAGCGGGAACAGGAAGAACGCACCGAGGATGCCGAGCAGCACGTAGGTCAGGACGGTGCGTCGGCGGCGCCCTCCCCGCTGCCCGCGGGGACGTCGAGCGGGCTCCGCGGCGTCCCGGCGCGCGGCGGGGGAGGGGGCGGGGTCGGTGGTGGGGAGGACCGGTGCGGACATCAGCGCTCACTCTCCTTGTTGCGGGTGAGGTAGGCCTGGAGCAGGGTCACGAGGATCACGGCGGCGAAGAAGATCAGCGACAGTGCCGATCCGTAGCCGGTCTCCTGGTTGCGGAAGCCCTGCCGCACGGCGTGGTAGACGAGGGTGGTGGTGGAGTTCATGGGCCCGCCCTGGGTCATGACGTCCACCTGGACGAAGAGGCTCAGCGCGGCGATCGTGATCTGGATCAGGACGAACACTCGGGTGGACCGCAGCCCGGGCCAGGTGACCGCGGTGAACTGGCGCCACAGGCCGGCGCCGTCCATGCGGGCCGCCTCGTAGAGCTCCTCCGAGATGGTCTGCAGGCCCGAGAGCCAGATGAGCATGTGGAAGCCGACCGCCTGCCAGATCGACAGCACGATGATCGCGCCGAGGGCGGTCGAGGGATTGTTCAGCCAGTCCGCTCCGGACCATGCGCCGAAGGTCACCCAGTCGATCGCGGCGTTGACGAGCCCCTCCTTCTGGTAGAGGAACTTCCACAGCACGGAGACGACCACGATCGAGGTGACCACCGGCGCGAAGAAGATGACGCGGAAGGCGGTCGCGCCGCGGATCTTCTGGTTGACCAGGATCGCCAGGACGAGCCCGAGCCCGGCCTGGAAGGGGACGATAAACAGGGCGAAGACCACGGTGTTGCGCACCGAGGCGACGAAGGTGGGGTCCGAGGTGAAGGCACGCACGAAGTTGTCGAGGCCGACGAACCGCGGGGCCTCGGGTGAGATCAGGCGCGCGTTGGTGAAGGAGAGCCCCAGCCCGAGCAGTGCGGGGACCACGAGGAACAGGAGCAGCAGGATCACGGCCGGGGCGACCATCGAGAGTCCGACGCCCCGCTCGCGGCGGGTGGCGCGCGAGCGACGCGGCCGGGCCGGGGCCTCCGCGACGGCGGGGCGGGTGAGGGTGTGCGACATGGATGCCTTCCTGGCCCGGGAGCGCTCGCGGCGCTCCCGGGCCGCCTGAGGGGACGGTCAGCTCGAGGCGCCGTACCCGTCGTTGCTGGAGATGTTGGCATCGATGTCGGCCACGGCCGTATCGAGGGTGCTCTGGATGTCGGCGCCGCTCATGATGTCCTTCGCGGCGGTCTCGAAGGTCGTCGAGATCGTGGCGTAGGCGGGGGTGGCCGGGCGCAGCACCGCGGCCGAGGCGGAGAGCTCCGCGAAGGGCACCAGCGCACCGTCGGCGCCGAAGTACGTCGAGGCCTGACGGGCGGAATCGGTCGCCGGGATGACGATCTGGCTGTCGGAGAAGGCGACGAGGTACTTGTCCTGGAAGGAGAACTCCAGGTAGGCGCGAGCACCCTCGAGCTGGGCGCCGGTCGCGGCGGAGGAGATGCCCCACTGCCACGAGCCGCCGCCGATCTTCGCGCCGGTGCCGAAGTCCGGCGGGGGCAGGATCAGCAGGTCCTCTCCCACGGTGTCGAGCGCCGCCTTGGCGTTCCAGGAGCCGGTGTAGGCGAGCGCGGCCTTGTCGTCGGCGAACTCCTGGTTCCCGATCGTGCCGGAGTTGGAGCAGTAGCCCTTCGCGAAGGCCTCCTGGAACCAGGTGAAGAAGGTGACGGCCTCGGGACCGTTGAGCAGCCCGTCCGCCGAGAGCAGGGTGTCGCGGTCC
This genomic interval from Brachybacterium aquaticum contains the following:
- a CDS encoding carbohydrate ABC transporter permease produces the protein MSHTLTRPAVAEAPARPRRSRATRRERGVGLSMVAPAVILLLLFLVVPALLGLGLSFTNARLISPEAPRFVGLDNFVRAFTSDPTFVASVRNTVVFALFIVPFQAGLGLVLAILVNQKIRGATAFRVIFFAPVVTSIVVVSVLWKFLYQKEGLVNAAIDWVTFGAWSGADWLNNPSTALGAIIVLSIWQAVGFHMLIWLSGLQTISEELYEAARMDGAGLWRQFTAVTWPGLRSTRVFVLIQITIAALSLFVQVDVMTQGGPMNSTTTLVYHAVRQGFRNQETGYGSALSLIFFAAVILVTLLQAYLTRNKESER